In Paenibacillus kyungheensis, the following are encoded in one genomic region:
- the rimI gene encoding ribosomal protein S18-alanine N-acetyltransferase, with product MALLYEQNQQQPVLRKMTIDDIPEVMEIEHEAFTLPWTEEAFRNELTMNHFARYMVMVIDGRTIGYAGMWTIMDEAHVTNIAIREAYRGRKLGEGLLIELMNWALELGMIRMTLEVRVSNEIAQQLYMKLGFTNAGIRKGYYSDNNEDAMIMWCELSDAQDQLEGSVE from the coding sequence ATGGCATTATTGTACGAGCAGAATCAACAGCAACCTGTGCTACGTAAAATGACGATTGACGATATTCCAGAAGTGATGGAGATTGAACATGAAGCGTTCACACTGCCCTGGACAGAAGAAGCGTTCCGCAATGAATTGACGATGAATCATTTTGCCCGTTATATGGTGATGGTGATCGATGGACGAACGATCGGTTATGCAGGCATGTGGACGATTATGGATGAAGCGCATGTGACTAATATTGCAATTCGAGAAGCCTATCGTGGACGCAAACTGGGTGAAGGATTGTTAATTGAACTGATGAACTGGGCACTAGAATTAGGCATGATACGCATGACGCTTGAAGTACGTGTCTCTAATGAGATTGCTCAGCAATTATATATGAAACTTGGATTTACCAATGCAGGTATTCGCAAAGGATATTATTCTGATAATAATGAAGATGCCATGATTATGTGGTGTGAGCTGTCAGACGCGCAAGATCAGCTGGAAGGAAGCGTGGAATAA
- the tsaD gene encoding tRNA (adenosine(37)-N6)-threonylcarbamoyltransferase complex transferase subunit TsaD, giving the protein MMQQDIQSEGCHILAIETSCDETSVSIVRDGKIVLSNLVSSQIETHKAFGGVVPEVASRKHVESITLMIEEAINESGVSLQDISAIAVTQGPGLVGALLVGIMAAKSLAFALDKPLIGTHHIAGHIYANNLTADIQYPSMALVVSGGHTELVLLQSEGQFELIGSTRDDAVGEAYDKVARALGFPYPGGPYVDNLAMEAESAVALPRVWLEADSYDFSLSGLKSAVLNVVNQKKMRGEEPMIGEIARGFQESVVEVLVEKAVRAVKQYGAKQLLLCGGVAVNRGLRANLTERCEKEQIQLLIPPFEYCTDNAAMIGAAAYLKWKHQQFTALDMKAEPSFSLEKWSVTYQPVPQTENSID; this is encoded by the coding sequence ATGATGCAACAAGATATACAAAGTGAAGGATGCCATATTCTAGCGATAGAGACGAGCTGTGACGAGACGTCAGTGTCTATTGTGCGAGATGGTAAAATCGTGCTGTCCAATCTCGTATCAAGTCAGATTGAGACGCACAAAGCGTTTGGCGGTGTTGTACCGGAGGTAGCCTCACGTAAGCATGTAGAAAGTATCACATTGATGATCGAAGAAGCGATCAACGAATCGGGCGTATCGTTACAAGACATTTCTGCTATCGCTGTTACACAAGGACCTGGCCTGGTAGGCGCATTATTAGTAGGGATTATGGCGGCGAAAAGTTTAGCATTTGCGCTGGACAAACCATTGATCGGAACACATCATATCGCAGGGCATATTTATGCTAACAATTTAACCGCAGATATCCAGTATCCTTCGATGGCACTGGTCGTATCCGGTGGACATACAGAGTTGGTGTTATTACAATCAGAAGGTCAATTTGAATTGATCGGTAGCACACGTGATGATGCTGTAGGTGAAGCTTATGACAAAGTAGCTCGTGCTTTGGGATTCCCTTATCCTGGTGGCCCGTATGTAGATAACCTGGCGATGGAAGCAGAATCGGCAGTGGCTTTGCCACGAGTATGGTTAGAAGCAGATTCATATGATTTCAGTCTTAGTGGATTGAAGTCGGCTGTCCTTAATGTAGTCAATCAGAAAAAGATGCGTGGCGAAGAACCGATGATAGGCGAGATTGCACGAGGCTTTCAAGAATCAGTGGTTGAAGTATTGGTAGAAAAAGCAGTACGTGCTGTCAAACAGTATGGAGCCAAGCAATTGTTATTGTGCGGCGGGGTAGCTGTGAATCGTGGACTACGAGCGAATCTAACCGAGCGTTGTGAAAAGGAACAGATTCAGTTATTGATCCCACCATTTGAATATTGTACAGACAATGCTGCTATGATCGGAGCGGCTGCGTATCTGAAATGGAAACATCAACAATTTACTGCATTAGATATGAAAGCAGAACCTTCTTTTTCGCTTGAGAAATGGTCAGTTACGTATCAACCTGTTCCACAAACAGAAAATAGTATTGACTAA
- a CDS encoding 2-isopropylmalate synthase: MSQINQPNYKKITILDTTLRDGEQAPGATLQWNQKITLAERLQALGVDVIEPGFPISSPGEFEAVQKIARTFQQFEICGFARAVKIDIEAAAKATEDAVNRRIHLFLSSSDIHLQHQLRKTRAETVQIAHDMVSFAKQFTDRVQFTAMDASRTAIDDLIEMVEVAIAAGATIINLPDTVGYALPDEYGQMFRAVRQGARGANNVQLSAHCHNDLGLAVANSLAAIQAGADQVEVTVNGVGERTGNCALEELVMAIETRRNSLDVTTNIRANALYEISHEVSRAMRFPVAYNKPVIGRNAFRHESGIHQDGLLKDLSTYEIMSPERLGIPRTMIILGKHSGRHALSNRLAQYDIYPEEQQLQQWYEDFKKYADHKHHVTDEELLMLTGNSTAITQSQLSIADIQWNAHSDGTIASKVILNSHNHQYTTQSSAIGTMQSIMNSIQQAIQQYIEQEIIERTEGEIEGIQLEDMEMQSFYTNGVAYTDAVATICYQKQTFRGTASGQDSLQTAAVAFVSACNQAFTETIRMKSDLSRC, encoded by the coding sequence ATGAGTCAAATCAATCAGCCAAACTATAAAAAGATTACTATTTTGGATACCACTTTGCGTGATGGAGAACAAGCACCGGGAGCGACACTACAATGGAATCAGAAAATAACATTGGCAGAACGACTACAAGCATTAGGTGTAGATGTGATAGAACCTGGTTTTCCTATTTCCAGTCCAGGAGAGTTCGAAGCAGTACAGAAAATAGCTAGAACATTTCAGCAGTTTGAGATTTGTGGATTTGCACGAGCAGTAAAAATCGATATCGAAGCCGCCGCCAAAGCAACAGAAGATGCTGTTAATCGCAGAATCCACTTATTTTTATCTTCTTCCGATATCCATTTGCAACATCAATTACGCAAAACAAGAGCAGAGACCGTGCAGATTGCACATGATATGGTGTCTTTTGCCAAGCAGTTTACAGATCGTGTGCAATTTACAGCGATGGATGCTTCTCGAACAGCTATTGATGATCTGATAGAAATGGTAGAGGTTGCTATTGCCGCAGGTGCTACTATTATTAATTTGCCTGACACCGTGGGGTATGCTTTACCCGACGAATATGGACAGATGTTTAGAGCGGTTCGTCAAGGAGCACGAGGAGCCAATAATGTTCAATTGAGTGCACACTGTCATAATGATCTAGGATTAGCAGTAGCAAATAGTCTAGCAGCTATTCAAGCAGGCGCAGATCAAGTAGAAGTCACTGTTAATGGAGTCGGTGAACGTACAGGTAACTGTGCATTGGAAGAATTGGTTATGGCAATAGAAACGCGCCGTAATAGTCTGGATGTAACAACGAATATACGCGCAAATGCATTATATGAGATTTCACATGAGGTTAGTCGAGCGATGAGATTTCCAGTAGCATATAACAAGCCAGTAATCGGTAGAAATGCATTCCGGCACGAATCAGGAATTCATCAGGACGGATTGTTAAAAGATCTATCGACTTATGAAATTATGAGTCCAGAACGATTAGGTATTCCGCGTACTATGATTATATTAGGGAAGCATTCAGGTAGACATGCTCTATCTAATCGTCTAGCACAATATGATATTTATCCTGAAGAACAACAACTTCAGCAATGGTATGAAGATTTTAAAAAATACGCAGATCACAAGCATCATGTGACAGATGAAGAGCTATTAATGTTGACAGGAAATTCAACTGCAATTACGCAGTCTCAACTTTCGATTGCGGATATTCAATGGAATGCTCATTCAGATGGAACGATAGCCTCCAAAGTTATTCTTAACAGCCATAATCATCAATATACAACTCAATCGAGCGCTATTGGAACAATGCAATCAATTATGAATAGTATTCAACAAGCAATTCAGCAATATATTGAACAAGAGATTATAGAACGTACAGAAGGTGAAATAGAAGGTATACAATTGGAAGATATGGAAATGCAATCGTTCTATACAAACGGAGTAGCATACACAGATGCTGTGGCAACAATCTGTTACCAGAAACAAACATTCCGTGGTACGGCTTCTGGACAAGATTCGTTGCAAACCGCAGCTGTTGCTTTTGTATCTGCATGTAATCAGGCGTTTACAGAAACCATTAGAATGAAGAGCGATTTGTCAAGATGTTAA
- a CDS encoding ABC-F family ATP-binding cassette domain-containing protein: MLLQANGITKRYGITPILEGLNLQVEERERIGLVGVNGAGKSTLLKIIAGEMSYDSGQIFRNKEMTLGYLAQNSGLHHGSTIGEEMRSVYANLIDTEQELRTMEQQIADPAMMEDDKGYADLLARYAERSEWFREQGGYEMDTRIRSILHGMGFGDFSQDTTIDTLSGGQKTRLALARILLQAPDLLMLDEPTNHLDIDTLTWLEDYLRGYSGSLVVVSHDRYFLDRLVTTIVEIERHRSKRYTGNYSRYIDIKAAEYETAMKQFDKQQGEIARMEAFVQKNIVRASTTKRAQSRRKALDKMDRLDRPAGDLKKANFSFGVSVVSGKEVLRVHQLTLSYEDKQKLFEPISFELRRGDMVALIGPNGTGKTTMLKALIDEHEPDTGKIEWGAKVKIGYYDQEQGHLNPNNTVLEEVWSSFSHLEEVRIRTVLGNFLFSGEDVLKKISALSGGEKARVSLTKLMLLDANMLILDEPTNHLDLMSKEVLESALMDYEGTLLFISHDRYFLNKMAERILELRPEGLTAYLGNFDDYLIKKQELLEIATENALQQSKNNSTSTATPEESVANSYEESKQAKRDERNRQRRTEQLEKEIADWEERIGELEQQLTLPEVYQDYEQVQKHQAEIADLQQSLEHAYEEWETLAVES; the protein is encoded by the coding sequence ATGTTACTGCAAGCAAATGGAATTACAAAACGATATGGAATCACCCCTATTTTGGAAGGCTTAAATCTACAAGTCGAAGAAAGAGAACGGATCGGTCTTGTCGGAGTCAATGGCGCAGGCAAATCCACGTTGCTCAAAATTATTGCTGGTGAAATGTCTTATGATAGTGGACAGATTTTCCGCAACAAAGAGATGACGCTTGGTTATCTAGCGCAAAATAGCGGATTGCATCACGGGAGTACGATCGGTGAAGAAATGCGTTCTGTGTATGCGAACTTGATCGATACCGAACAAGAATTACGGACAATGGAACAGCAGATTGCTGATCCTGCTATGATGGAAGATGATAAAGGATATGCCGATCTACTTGCCCGCTATGCTGAACGCTCGGAATGGTTCCGCGAACAAGGTGGATATGAAATGGATACTCGTATTCGCAGTATTTTACATGGTATGGGTTTTGGTGACTTTTCCCAAGATACTACTATTGATACGTTAAGTGGCGGTCAGAAAACAAGACTTGCTTTAGCCCGTATTCTTCTACAAGCGCCTGATCTATTAATGTTGGATGAACCGACCAACCATCTGGATATTGATACATTAACATGGCTAGAAGATTATTTACGCGGTTATTCTGGCTCATTAGTAGTTGTATCGCATGACCGTTATTTTCTAGATCGCTTAGTTACAACGATTGTTGAAATCGAACGTCATCGTTCCAAACGTTATACCGGTAACTACAGTCGCTATATTGATATCAAAGCTGCTGAATACGAAACAGCTATGAAGCAATTCGATAAGCAACAAGGCGAGATTGCTCGTATGGAAGCTTTTGTGCAGAAAAATATTGTAAGAGCTTCTACCACCAAACGTGCTCAAAGTCGTCGTAAAGCACTCGATAAAATGGATCGATTGGATCGCCCTGCCGGTGATCTCAAAAAAGCTAACTTTTCATTCGGTGTCTCTGTAGTCTCCGGTAAAGAAGTATTGCGTGTACATCAGCTTACGTTGTCCTATGAAGATAAGCAGAAGTTATTTGAGCCGATTTCATTTGAATTAAGACGTGGAGATATGGTTGCACTTATCGGACCTAACGGAACAGGCAAAACAACTATGCTTAAAGCACTTATTGATGAACATGAACCCGATACAGGCAAGATTGAATGGGGAGCCAAAGTAAAAATTGGTTATTATGATCAAGAACAAGGTCATCTGAATCCAAATAATACAGTACTTGAAGAAGTATGGAGTAGCTTCTCCCATCTGGAAGAAGTGCGTATTCGTACAGTGCTGGGTAACTTCTTATTTAGCGGTGAAGATGTACTCAAAAAAATATCTGCACTTAGCGGCGGCGAAAAAGCGAGAGTGTCTTTAACCAAGTTGATGTTGCTTGATGCAAATATGTTGATTCTGGATGAGCCTACCAACCATCTCGATTTGATGAGTAAAGAAGTATTAGAATCAGCATTGATGGATTATGAAGGCACCCTCCTATTTATTTCGCATGATCGGTACTTTTTAAATAAAATGGCTGAACGAATCTTAGAACTTCGACCGGAAGGCTTAACTGCTTATCTGGGTAATTTCGATGATTATTTAATCAAAAAGCAAGAATTACTTGAAATAGCGACAGAAAATGCGTTGCAACAATCCAAAAATAATTCGACTTCAACAGCTACTCCTGAAGAATCTGTTGCTAACTCTTATGAAGAAAGCAAACAAGCCAAACGAGACGAACGTAACCGTCAACGCCGTACAGAACAATTGGAAAAAGAAATTGCAGATTGGGAAGAACGTATCGGTGAATTAGAGCAACAATTGACGCTACCTGAAGTCTACCAAGACTATGAACAAGTACAAAAACATCAAGCAGAAATTGCTGATTTGCAACAGTCTTTGGAACACGCTTATGAAGAGTGGGAGACATTAGCTGTAGAATCATAA
- a CDS encoding 5-formyltetrahydrofolate cyclo-ligase, which yields MEMISNKQRLRQELKRKRMALTPEQRIQESADICAAAASYMNQLRQQKKKSALTIFTYLAYRDEPDTMPLLHQCWQAGDTVLAPRIDAKQDALFHVYPITGVHDIEPGAYGIPEPRHHLSALPESQWDQIDLMLVPGLGYDLQGGRIGYGGGYYDRFMSRLQQYSSDLPVCGAFVFGTQITEKIPMESHDFRIDVLFMASEYVLIDK from the coding sequence ATGGAAATGATCTCAAATAAACAACGTTTACGACAAGAATTAAAGCGTAAGCGTATGGCTTTAACTCCTGAACAACGAATACAAGAATCAGCAGACATTTGTGCTGCTGCTGCATCATATATGAATCAACTGCGTCAACAGAAAAAGAAATCTGCGTTAACTATATTTACTTACCTAGCATATCGAGATGAACCGGATACGATGCCATTATTACATCAATGCTGGCAAGCAGGAGATACTGTACTTGCTCCACGAATTGATGCAAAGCAAGATGCACTATTTCATGTATACCCAATTACAGGTGTTCATGATATCGAACCTGGTGCTTATGGTATTCCTGAACCGAGACATCATTTGTCTGCATTACCAGAATCGCAATGGGATCAGATTGATCTTATGCTTGTACCGGGACTTGGTTATGATCTACAAGGTGGACGGATCGGTTATGGTGGCGGATATTATGATCGTTTTATGTCCAGATTACAGCAATATTCATCTGATTTGCCTGTATGCGGAGCGTTTGTTTTTGGCACGCAAATCACGGAAAAGATTCCTATGGAATCGCATGATTTCCGTATCGACGTGCTGTTTATGGCGTCTGAATATGTGCTAATCGATAAATAG
- the moaC gene encoding cyclic pyranopterin monophosphate synthase MoaC: MTDNHNQEYEGLPTPTGKLTHFNEQGRARMVDISDKESTSRTAIAVTTVKMLPTTLSAIKAGQIGKGDVLAVAQVAGIQAAKRTSDWIPMCHPLPLTGVNIMFDDNDRDELQIKVQVKTEGKTGVEMEALTAASAVALTVYDMCKALQKDMVIGPTMLWSKSGGKSGDFKREE, translated from the coding sequence ATGACTGATAACCACAATCAAGAGTATGAAGGATTACCAACACCGACAGGGAAATTGACTCATTTTAATGAGCAAGGTCGTGCCCGAATGGTTGATATTTCAGATAAAGAAAGTACATCACGTACAGCTATAGCGGTAACAACAGTGAAGATGCTCCCGACGACATTGTCTGCGATCAAAGCAGGGCAAATTGGCAAAGGAGATGTACTCGCTGTAGCACAGGTAGCTGGTATTCAAGCGGCAAAGCGTACATCGGATTGGATTCCAATGTGTCATCCATTGCCATTGACCGGTGTAAATATTATGTTTGACGATAACGATCGTGATGAACTTCAGATCAAAGTACAAGTCAAAACAGAAGGTAAAACCGGCGTCGAAATGGAAGCTTTGACAGCAGCATCAGCGGTTGCTTTAACTGTATATGATATGTGTAAAGCATTACAAAAAGATATGGTGATTGGGCCAACGATGTTGTGGTCGAAAAGCGGCGGAAAAAGTGGAGATTTTAAAAGAGAAGAATAG
- a CDS encoding MogA/MoaB family molybdenum cofactor biosynthesis protein, which yields MVWRTAILTASDKGARGEREDTSAQVIRELIEEELGGEIVEYRVVPDEPDEIIAALIEMTEYFNADLVLTTGGTELAQRDVTPEATRRVIQREVPGMAEAMRATVMKKNRSAMLFRGICGIRERSLIVNLPGTPKGVHEHLAAIMDQLPEALLMITGQYSNTDER from the coding sequence ATGGTTTGGAGAACAGCTATTCTTACAGCCAGTGACAAAGGTGCACGAGGAGAAAGAGAAGACACCAGTGCACAAGTCATTCGCGAATTAATTGAAGAAGAGTTAGGTGGAGAAATTGTTGAATACCGGGTCGTGCCTGATGAGCCTGATGAGATCATTGCTGCATTGATTGAGATGACAGAGTACTTCAATGCTGATTTGGTATTAACCACAGGAGGAACAGAACTAGCTCAGCGTGATGTAACCCCTGAAGCCACACGTCGTGTCATTCAACGCGAAGTACCCGGTATGGCAGAAGCGATGCGAGCTACAGTAATGAAAAAGAATCGTTCGGCAATGCTATTTCGCGGGATCTGTGGTATTCGTGAACGTAGTCTGATTGTGAACTTGCCAGGCACTCCCAAAGGTGTACACGAGCATCTAGCAGCGATTATGGATCAATTACCTGAAGCGTTGTTAATGATTACCGGACAGTACAGCAACACCGATGAGCGTTAA
- the tatA gene encoding twin-arginine translocase TatA/TatE family subunit, with product MLTGIGPTGFILLIVLALILFGPNKLPELGRAVGRTFREFKEGTRDMMKDEDTTSKTRTDSIQSAEVIPPAQPEDKR from the coding sequence ATGCTAACTGGTATAGGACCTACTGGATTTATATTGTTGATTGTATTGGCGCTTATTTTATTTGGTCCGAACAAATTACCTGAATTAGGACGTGCAGTAGGACGAACTTTCCGTGAATTTAAGGAAGGTACACGCGATATGATGAAAGATGAAGATACAACATCTAAGACTCGTACCGACTCGATCCAGTCCGCAGAAGTGATTCCACCTGCTCAACCAGAAGATAAACGTTAA
- the tatC gene encoding twin-arginine translocase subunit TatC: MDNPEKQMSLIEHIGELRRRLIVIIAVLFLGMILGLFVAQPIYQYLVAAETARNLVFHVFSFWDGIGLYMKIAMVVALLLTLPVTVYQIWAFVSPGLLDKERRAALRYVPFVFMMFLLGVLFAYYVVFPMALTFTSNVTRNMGLAETYGVVQYFTFMSNIVFPVAALFELPILIMFLTTLRILNPALLRKLRKIAYLVLVFIAIVITPPDFVSDILVAIPLLFLYELSVILSGIVYRKQQRLDAIRLDEELQKYD, encoded by the coding sequence ATGGATAATCCTGAAAAGCAGATGTCTTTGATCGAACATATAGGAGAGTTACGGCGTAGATTGATTGTTATTATTGCTGTATTGTTTCTAGGGATGATTTTGGGACTATTTGTAGCTCAACCGATTTATCAGTATTTAGTAGCCGCAGAGACCGCACGAAATCTGGTATTTCATGTATTCTCATTTTGGGATGGTATCGGATTGTATATGAAAATTGCAATGGTAGTTGCTTTGTTGCTAACTCTACCAGTGACGGTATACCAGATATGGGCATTTGTAAGTCCGGGACTTTTAGATAAAGAACGCCGAGCAGCATTACGTTATGTTCCTTTTGTATTTATGATGTTTTTGTTAGGCGTTCTATTTGCCTATTATGTTGTATTTCCAATGGCGTTGACGTTTACATCCAATGTGACTCGGAATATGGGACTTGCTGAAACGTATGGAGTGGTACAATATTTTACGTTTATGTCCAATATCGTGTTTCCTGTAGCAGCTCTGTTTGAGTTGCCTATCTTGATTATGTTTTTGACGACTTTACGTATTTTGAATCCAGCACTTTTGCGAAAATTACGAAAAATCGCTTATCTTGTACTCGTATTTATAGCTATTGTGATTACCCCACCGGATTTTGTATCGGATATTTTAGTTGCTATTCCATTGTTATTTTTATATGAGTTAAGTGTTATTTTGTCAGGAATTGTTTATCGTAAACAACAACGATTAGATGCTATAAGGCTCGATGAAGAACTGCAAAAGTACGACTAA
- a CDS encoding small-conductance mechanosensitive channel, with amino-acid sequence MKKISFLLTTFALIFILPLLGSLAKWDGLPPGYGVFPVQNNVQDPGFNLIYFIGACVIAAFILAFLLFPRLFGFKKEKTVRVVRSKVAFPIWFWAAFPILLICWFIIWSRAGFVSLLEPYTFVPLWWAFILILDGIVYKRNNGVSLLSSKLYIMQLLAIVSCFSWFAFEYLNFFVMENWYYPNKDVFSNFGNIFWFALSYTTVLPAIIEWYLLLQTFPALKKRYSNGPKIHLNKPLLIGFYIVGLILAFAMGYFPFELFFVLWVALVPMLSAAMGLIGFWTPFTSIKNGNWSPLLLIAIATVANGFFWEMWNFGSEWFNQGIPVNPNYWKYSVPYLDKIHIFSEMPILGYFGYLFFGVNCWVIWLTGAYVFKFDPNFEIVGTGDKAREH; translated from the coding sequence ATGAAAAAAATATCGTTTTTATTGACTACATTTGCGTTGATTTTTATTTTGCCATTACTGGGGAGTCTGGCAAAATGGGACGGATTACCTCCGGGATACGGAGTATTTCCTGTACAGAATAATGTACAAGATCCTGGATTTAACTTAATCTATTTTATAGGAGCATGTGTGATCGCTGCTTTTATACTTGCCTTTTTGTTATTTCCACGTTTGTTTGGATTTAAAAAAGAGAAAACGGTACGTGTTGTCCGATCAAAAGTAGCTTTTCCGATCTGGTTCTGGGCTGCTTTTCCAATATTATTGATCTGCTGGTTTATTATATGGTCTCGCGCAGGATTTGTAAGTTTACTTGAACCGTATACTTTTGTACCATTATGGTGGGCATTTATTTTAATTTTGGATGGTATCGTATACAAAAGAAATAACGGGGTTTCTCTTTTATCCAGCAAGCTATACATAATGCAGTTGCTGGCAATTGTTTCTTGTTTTAGTTGGTTTGCGTTTGAATATTTGAACTTTTTTGTTATGGAAAATTGGTATTATCCAAATAAAGATGTATTTTCGAACTTTGGTAATATTTTTTGGTTTGCATTGTCGTATACTACTGTATTACCAGCGATTATCGAATGGTATTTATTGCTTCAGACGTTTCCAGCTTTGAAAAAGAGGTACAGCAATGGACCTAAAATTCATTTGAATAAACCATTGCTTATAGGGTTCTATATCGTAGGTTTGATCCTTGCTTTTGCGATGGGATATTTCCCGTTCGAGTTGTTCTTTGTATTATGGGTGGCATTGGTGCCTATGTTGTCAGCAGCTATGGGATTAATCGGCTTTTGGACACCATTTACATCGATTAAGAATGGTAATTGGTCGCCGCTTCTGTTAATAGCGATTGCTACCGTAGCGAATGGTTTCTTCTGGGAAATGTGGAACTTTGGTAGTGAATGGTTTAATCAGGGGATTCCAGTCAATCCGAATTATTGGAAATATTCTGTTCCTTATTTAGATAAAATTCATATCTTTTCAGAAATGCCTATTCTGGGCTATTTCGGTTATTTATTCTTTGGCGTCAATTGTTGGGTTATTTGGCTAACAGGTGCATATGTATTTAAATTTGATCCTAATTTTGAAATTGTAGGAACAGGGGATAAAGCGAGGGAACACTAA